Proteins encoded by one window of Actinocorallia herbida:
- a CDS encoding GNAT family N-acetyltransferase, whose protein sequence is MTIGEEAVTEAKVAFRDAAEGDVPEIVALVESAYRGDASRAGWTTEADLLDGQRTDPESVRSLLGVEGSRVMLAERDGRLVACCHLERRGDSAYFGMFAVSPAEQGSGVGRLVLAEAERAAADGWGALEMEMTVITLRAELIAWYERRGYLRTGETRPFPYGDERFGRPRRADLDFSVLVKPLG, encoded by the coding sequence GTGACCATAGGCGAAGAGGCCGTTACGGAGGCGAAGGTGGCCTTCCGGGACGCGGCCGAAGGCGACGTCCCGGAGATCGTCGCGCTGGTGGAGTCGGCCTATCGGGGGGACGCCAGCCGCGCAGGGTGGACGACTGAGGCCGACCTGCTGGACGGGCAGCGGACCGACCCCGAATCCGTCCGAAGCCTTCTGGGGGTCGAGGGAAGCCGCGTCATGCTGGCCGAGCGGGACGGCCGCCTCGTCGCCTGCTGCCATCTGGAGCGACGCGGCGATTCCGCCTATTTCGGAATGTTCGCCGTCAGCCCCGCCGAGCAGGGCTCGGGCGTCGGCCGGCTCGTGCTCGCCGAGGCCGAGCGCGCGGCGGCCGACGGATGGGGCGCCCTCGAGATGGAGATGACGGTGATCACCCTGCGGGCCGAACTCATCGCCTGGTACGAGCGCCGCGGCTACCTGCGCACCGGTGAGACCCGCCCCTTCCCCTACGGCGACGAGCGCTTCGGCCGCCCCCGCCGGGCCGACCTGGACTTCTCCGTCCTGGTCAAGCCGCTCGGCTGA
- a CDS encoding IclR family transcriptional regulator, translating into MHARTRGETGQGARIAAILEAFDRPGELLGPSELARRTGLAKSTAHRLAHELADAGLLERVAGQMRPGALMLEFGRRMAPRELRDAAGPLMGDLREAIRLGVLLAVLDGQDVVCADSLPAAGAPATPRPGDRRPALTTASGRAILAFSPRELSTGAIDAGVTAGVPRALLTQRLTGIRKSGISVERRERGLGTVACPILDEDGHALAALAVPYRGGGETADRITAALRTAALTLSRLLRTH; encoded by the coding sequence ATGCATGCAAGGACGCGCGGCGAGACGGGCCAGGGGGCCAGGATCGCGGCGATCCTCGAGGCGTTCGACCGGCCGGGCGAGCTGCTCGGCCCGTCCGAGCTGGCCCGGCGCACCGGGCTGGCGAAGTCGACCGCGCACCGGCTGGCCCACGAACTCGCCGACGCCGGGCTGCTGGAGCGGGTCGCGGGCCAGATGCGCCCCGGCGCGCTGATGCTGGAGTTCGGCCGCCGGATGGCGCCGCGCGAGCTGCGCGACGCGGCGGGCCCGCTGATGGGCGATCTCCGCGAGGCGATCCGCCTCGGCGTGCTGCTCGCGGTCCTCGACGGCCAGGACGTCGTCTGCGCCGACAGCCTCCCCGCCGCGGGCGCCCCCGCCACCCCCCGCCCGGGCGACCGCCGCCCCGCCCTGACGACGGCGTCGGGCCGCGCGATCCTCGCCTTCTCCCCCCGCGAGCTGTCCACCGGCGCGATCGACGCCGGCGTCACGGCGGGCGTCCCCCGCGCCCTGCTCACCCAGCGCCTGACCGGTATCCGCAAATCCGGCATCTCCGTCGAACGCCGCGAACGCGGCCTCGGCACCGTGGCCTGCCCCATCCTCGACGAGGACGGCCACGCCCTGGCCGCCCTGGCCGTCCCCTACCGCGGCGGCGGCGAGACCGCCGACCGCATCACCGCCGCCCTTCGCACCGCGGCCCTCACCCTCTCCCGCCTCCTCCGCACCCACTGA
- a CDS encoding helix-turn-helix transcriptional regulator → MFEALPGLHYLHARGRHHLATGRRHAALADFAACGDLMASWRLDVSASLGWREGAAEALTGLGRVDEAAALLRGSADPDLLSAAERRVVRLARAGHGNREIAERLFLTVSTVEQHLTRVYRKLGVRGRAGLPEIPEDGLCGDSGHPSSRPSAASSSAGR, encoded by the coding sequence ATGTTCGAGGCGCTGCCCGGCCTGCACTACCTGCACGCGCGGGGCCGCCACCACCTCGCGACCGGCCGCCGGCACGCGGCGCTCGCGGACTTCGCCGCCTGCGGCGACCTCATGGCCTCCTGGCGGCTGGACGTCTCGGCGTCCCTCGGCTGGCGGGAGGGCGCCGCCGAGGCGCTGACGGGGCTCGGCCGGGTGGACGAGGCCGCGGCGCTCCTGCGCGGGTCCGCCGACCCGGATCTGCTGAGCGCGGCCGAGCGGCGGGTGGTCCGCCTCGCCCGCGCGGGGCACGGCAACCGGGAGATCGCCGAGCGCCTGTTCCTCACGGTGAGCACCGTGGAGCAGCATCTGACGCGCGTGTACCGGAAGCTCGGGGTCCGGGGCCGTGCGGGGCTTCCCGAGATTCCGGAGGACGGGCTCTGCGGCGATTCCGGGCACCCGTCCTCCCGTCCGTCGGCTGCTTCGTCGTCGGCAGGACGGTAG
- a CDS encoding SDR family NAD(P)-dependent oxidoreductase, which translates to MDHDLKGRTALVTGSTAGIGAAIARALAAEGVHVVVSGRDTARGDAAVAEIRADGGAADFVRADLAGGEEAVAALADRTVALLGTPDILVNNAAMLLMPRPTADLTEAGVAAAFAVSVIAPMLLTGRLAPAMAARGSGAIINLGSINAVTGMPGSAVYSATKAAAHSLTRSWAAEYGPSGVRVNTVAPGPTSTERNERIRDLLDGMVAGIPSRRLSTPAEVASAVVFLAGSAAANVHGTVLAVDGGFTIT; encoded by the coding sequence ATGGACCACGACCTCAAGGGGCGGACCGCCCTCGTCACCGGCTCGACCGCGGGCATCGGCGCGGCGATCGCCCGCGCGCTCGCCGCCGAAGGCGTCCACGTCGTCGTCTCCGGCCGGGACACCGCGCGCGGCGACGCCGCGGTGGCGGAGATCCGCGCCGACGGGGGCGCCGCCGACTTCGTCAGGGCCGACCTGGCCGGGGGCGAGGAGGCCGTCGCGGCCCTCGCCGACCGGACGGTCGCTCTGCTCGGGACGCCCGACATCCTCGTGAACAACGCGGCGATGCTGCTGATGCCCCGGCCCACCGCCGATCTCACCGAGGCCGGCGTCGCCGCCGCCTTCGCCGTCAGCGTGATCGCGCCGATGCTGCTCACCGGGCGGCTCGCCCCCGCGATGGCGGCCCGCGGCAGCGGCGCGATCATCAATCTCGGCTCGATCAACGCGGTCACCGGCATGCCGGGATCCGCCGTGTACAGCGCCACCAAGGCCGCCGCGCACTCCCTGACCCGGTCGTGGGCCGCCGAGTACGGCCCGTCCGGCGTCCGGGTCAACACGGTCGCGCCCGGCCCCACCTCGACCGAGCGCAACGAGCGGATCCGCGACCTCCTCGACGGCATGGTCGCCGGGATCCCCTCCCGCCGCCTCAGCACCCCGGCCGAGGTCGCCTCCGCCGTCGTCTTCCTCGCGGGTTCCGCCGCCGCCAACGTCCACGGCACGGTCCTGGCCGTGGACGGCGGCTTCACCATCACCTGA
- a CDS encoding TetR/AcrR family transcriptional regulator, with amino-acid sequence MPPRLTRKGEETRRRIVEGAVSLMRERGPDVSLDDVRAATATSKSQLFHYFPDGRVQLLEEAARHEAEQVLADQRPALDDLGDWPSWEDWRDQVVARYEAQGRHCPLRALMSRLSAQEHDEIVADLFARWQESLASGVTRMQAAGRMATGLTPAEAAAALLAAVQGGVVILLATGDSVHLRLALSVVLDRLRP; translated from the coding sequence ATGCCCCCGAGGCTGACCCGCAAGGGCGAGGAGACACGGCGCCGGATCGTCGAGGGCGCGGTGTCCCTCATGCGCGAGCGCGGCCCCGACGTCTCCCTCGACGACGTCCGCGCGGCCACCGCGACCAGTAAGAGCCAGCTCTTCCACTATTTCCCCGACGGCCGCGTCCAGCTCCTGGAGGAGGCGGCGAGGCACGAGGCCGAGCAGGTGCTCGCCGACCAGCGCCCCGCCCTCGACGACCTCGGCGACTGGCCGTCCTGGGAGGACTGGCGCGACCAGGTCGTCGCCCGCTACGAGGCCCAGGGCAGGCACTGCCCGCTGCGCGCCCTCATGTCCCGCCTCTCCGCCCAGGAGCACGACGAGATCGTCGCCGACCTCTTCGCCCGCTGGCAGGAGTCCCTGGCCTCCGGCGTCACCCGCATGCAGGCGGCGGGCCGGATGGCCACCGGCCTCACCCCGGCGGAGGCCGCCGCCGCACTCCTGGCCGCCGTCCAGGGCGGCGTGGTCATCCTCCTGGCCACCGGCGACTCCGTCCACCTCCGCCTGGCCCTGTCCGTGGTCCTCGACCGCCTCCGCCCCTGA
- a CDS encoding dioxygenase family protein yields the protein MIFNPEVPAGAYDAFLPDALVRARAQRPWTPADGPLPALYVSHGAPPLFDDGPWLRELQDWALALPKPKSILVVSAHWEAPRLCLSAPEAGTPLVYDFGGFDRRYYEMRYATPDATGLAGRVAAMMPDADPVHRHRSRGLDHGAWVPLMAMYPLGDVPVLQLSMPTQDPYRLLALGARLAPLREEGVLVIGSGFMTHGLPFLTREMFEGKVPGWSSDFATWAAEALARGDVDELAAYRDRAPGMPYAHPTADHFIPLFLTLGAGGDPGAGIRTAIDGYMMGFARHSFETG from the coding sequence ATGATCTTCAATCCCGAGGTCCCCGCCGGGGCCTACGACGCCTTCCTGCCCGACGCCCTCGTCCGGGCCCGTGCGCAGCGCCCGTGGACGCCCGCCGACGGGCCGCTGCCCGCCCTGTACGTCAGCCACGGCGCGCCCCCGCTGTTCGACGACGGCCCGTGGCTGCGCGAGCTCCAGGACTGGGCCCTCGCCCTGCCGAAGCCGAAGAGCATCCTGGTCGTCTCCGCCCATTGGGAGGCGCCCCGCCTCTGCCTGTCGGCCCCCGAGGCGGGCACCCCGCTCGTCTACGACTTCGGCGGCTTCGACCGGCGCTACTACGAGATGCGGTACGCGACGCCCGACGCGACGGGCCTCGCCGGCCGGGTCGCCGCGATGATGCCGGACGCCGACCCCGTCCACCGGCACCGCTCCCGCGGCCTCGACCACGGCGCCTGGGTCCCGCTCATGGCCATGTACCCGCTCGGCGACGTGCCCGTCCTCCAGCTCAGCATGCCCACCCAGGACCCGTACCGCCTCCTCGCCCTGGGCGCCCGGCTGGCCCCGCTGCGCGAGGAGGGGGTCCTGGTCATCGGTTCCGGCTTCATGACGCACGGCCTTCCCTTCCTCACCCGCGAGATGTTCGAAGGCAAGGTCCCCGGCTGGTCCTCCGACTTCGCGACCTGGGCCGCCGAGGCCCTCGCCCGGGGCGACGTCGACGAGCTGGCCGCCTACCGCGACCGCGCCCCCGGCATGCCGTACGCCCACCCCACCGCCGACCACTTCATCCCGCTCTTCCTGACCCTGGGCGCCGGCGGCGATCCCGGAGCGGGCATTCGCACCGCCATCGACGGCTACATGATGGGCTTCGCCCGCCACTCCTTCGAAACCGGGTGA
- a CDS encoding DMT family transporter, producing the protein MSTQVGAVRAPDKKALTAAGITVFFWASAFVSIRSAGEHYSPGALALGRLATGALVLGIFWAVRREGLPPRAAWPGIIGSGVLWFGLYFVALNWGEREVDAGTAAMLVNVGPILIALLGGRFLGEGLPRTLFAGLAVSFLGAVVVGFGSRGDGGASVLGVVLCLISALAYAGGVVSQKPALRHATALQATFFGCLIGAVLCLPFAGLLFSEASDAPVSATLNMVYLGVFPTALAFTTWAYALSRTTAGRMGATTYAVPALVVLMAWAALGELPTPAAIIGGVLCLAGVAVSRRPARPRPPAPVPES; encoded by the coding sequence ATGAGCACGCAGGTGGGCGCGGTCCGCGCGCCCGACAAGAAAGCCCTGACCGCAGCGGGGATCACCGTCTTCTTCTGGGCCTCGGCCTTCGTCTCGATCCGCAGCGCGGGCGAGCACTACTCGCCCGGCGCGCTCGCCCTCGGCCGCCTGGCCACCGGCGCGCTCGTCCTCGGGATCTTCTGGGCGGTCCGCCGCGAGGGGCTGCCGCCGCGCGCGGCCTGGCCGGGCATCATCGGGTCCGGCGTGCTGTGGTTCGGCCTGTACTTCGTCGCCCTGAACTGGGGCGAGCGCGAGGTCGACGCGGGCACCGCCGCGATGCTGGTGAACGTCGGGCCGATTCTCATCGCCCTGCTCGGCGGCAGGTTCCTCGGCGAGGGACTGCCCCGGACCCTCTTCGCGGGCCTCGCCGTCTCCTTCCTCGGCGCGGTCGTGGTCGGGTTCGGGTCCCGGGGCGACGGCGGCGCCTCGGTCCTGGGCGTCGTCCTCTGCCTGATCTCCGCGCTGGCCTACGCGGGCGGGGTCGTCAGCCAGAAGCCCGCCCTCAGACACGCGACCGCCTTGCAGGCGACCTTCTTCGGCTGCCTCATCGGCGCGGTCCTGTGCCTCCCCTTCGCGGGCCTCCTCTTCTCCGAAGCCTCCGACGCCCCCGTGTCGGCCACCCTCAACATGGTCTACCTCGGCGTCTTCCCGACCGCCCTGGCCTTCACCACCTGGGCGTACGCGCTCTCCCGCACGACGGCGGGCCGCATGGGCGCGACCACCTACGCCGTCCCCGCCCTCGTCGTCCTCATGGCCTGGGCCGCCCTCGGCGAACTCCCCACCCCCGCCGCGATCATCGGCGGCGTCCTGTGCCTCGCCGGCGTCGCCGTGTCGCGCAGGCCCGCCCGTCCCCGACCGCCGGCCCCCGTCCCGGAGAGCTGA
- a CDS encoding ArsR/SmtB family transcription factor: MGESDGVSARLAALAGLLADETRARICVALLDGRAWTMTELGRITGVGASTVSEHLTKLVEGGLLAQERQGRHRYVRLADARAARIVEELAAHVAPGAPAPRTLRAASARDAMARARTCYDHLAGRLGVAVTDALAGHGLLDREGGFALTEAGTAWFAAHGMPLDRGSRRPVARGCVDWTERRLHLAGLAGAVLCRRALDERWLVRIGGERALKATPEGEDALAGLLGLDREIFR, translated from the coding sequence ATGGGGGAGAGCGACGGAGTGAGCGCCCGGCTGGCGGCCCTGGCCGGGCTGCTCGCCGACGAGACCCGGGCCCGGATCTGCGTCGCCCTGCTCGACGGACGGGCCTGGACGATGACCGAGCTCGGCAGGATCACCGGGGTGGGCGCCTCGACCGTCAGTGAGCATCTGACCAAGCTCGTCGAAGGCGGGCTGCTCGCGCAGGAACGGCAGGGCAGGCACCGGTACGTCAGGCTCGCCGACGCCCGCGCGGCCCGGATCGTCGAGGAACTCGCCGCGCACGTCGCGCCCGGGGCCCCGGCGCCGAGGACCCTGCGGGCGGCCTCCGCGCGGGACGCGATGGCCCGCGCCCGGACCTGCTACGACCATCTCGCCGGACGGCTGGGCGTGGCCGTCACCGACGCGCTCGCCGGGCACGGGCTGCTCGACCGGGAAGGCGGTTTCGCCCTCACCGAGGCGGGGACGGCCTGGTTCGCCGCGCACGGCATGCCCCTCGACCGGGGGTCGCGCCGGCCCGTCGCGCGCGGCTGCGTCGACTGGACCGAGCGCCGCCTCCACCTCGCGGGCCTCGCGGGCGCGGTGCTGTGCCGCCGCGCGCTGGACGAGCGCTGGCTGGTCCGGATCGGCGGGGAGCGCGCGCTCAAGGCCACGCCCGAGGGGGAGGACGCCCTGGCCGGGCTGCTCGGGCTGGACCGCGAGATATTCCGGTAG
- a CDS encoding mycofactocin-coupled SDR family oxidoreductase — MGRLDNKVAFITGAARGQGRAEAVRLASEGAAIIAIDINASASEYVKYAPATQSDLDETVRLVEEAGGKILARQADVRDLAAIQAVVDEGVALFGGLDIVVANAGIVNYGRTWEITEEQWQDVLDTNLTGAWKTIKATVPTLIAQGRGGSIIITSSVAGLKGLPFLAHYASSKHGVVGLAKVLANELGEHDIRVNTVHPHGVATGMNDTSMSDFIAASPMLGPIFMPTLPYQMVEAEDIANIVAFLASDEGKFITGAQLPVDLGALNR; from the coding sequence GTGGGGCGTCTGGACAACAAGGTCGCGTTCATCACCGGTGCGGCGCGCGGGCAGGGCCGGGCGGAGGCCGTGAGGCTGGCGTCCGAGGGCGCGGCGATCATCGCGATCGACATCAACGCGTCGGCCAGCGAGTACGTGAAGTACGCCCCGGCGACCCAGAGCGACCTGGACGAGACGGTCCGGCTCGTCGAGGAGGCCGGCGGCAAGATCCTCGCCAGGCAGGCCGACGTGCGGGATCTCGCCGCGATCCAGGCCGTGGTGGACGAGGGCGTCGCCCTGTTCGGCGGGCTCGACATCGTGGTCGCCAACGCGGGCATCGTCAACTACGGCCGCACCTGGGAGATCACCGAGGAGCAGTGGCAGGACGTCCTGGACACCAACCTCACCGGTGCCTGGAAGACGATCAAGGCCACCGTGCCGACCCTGATCGCCCAGGGCCGTGGCGGTTCGATCATCATCACCAGTTCCGTCGCGGGTCTGAAGGGCCTGCCGTTCCTCGCGCACTACGCCAGCTCCAAGCACGGTGTCGTCGGCCTGGCCAAGGTCCTGGCGAACGAGCTGGGCGAGCACGACATCCGGGTCAACACCGTGCACCCGCACGGCGTCGCGACCGGCATGAACGACACCTCGATGAGCGACTTCATCGCGGCGTCGCCGATGCTCGGCCCGATCTTCATGCCGACCCTGCCCTACCAGATGGTCGAGGCCGAGGACATCGCGAACATCGTCGCGTTCCTGGCCTCCGACGAGGGCAAGTTCATCACCGGCGCCCAGTTGCCGGTGGACCTCGGCGCGCTCAACCGCTGA
- a CDS encoding DoxX family protein, protein MNIALWIVAGLLAAAFLGAGAMKSLQPKEKLAASGLGWVEDYSAVAVKAIGVIEVLAAIGLILPALVDVAPILVPLAAAGLAVTMVGAIVVHVRRKENQALPVNAVLLLLSVFVAWGRFGPYAF, encoded by the coding sequence ATGAACATCGCACTGTGGATCGTCGCCGGGCTCCTCGCCGCGGCCTTCCTCGGCGCCGGAGCGATGAAGTCGCTCCAGCCCAAGGAGAAGCTCGCCGCCTCCGGTCTCGGCTGGGTCGAGGACTACTCGGCGGTCGCGGTCAAGGCCATCGGCGTCATCGAGGTCCTCGCCGCCATCGGCCTCATCCTGCCCGCCCTGGTCGACGTCGCGCCGATCCTCGTCCCGCTCGCCGCGGCCGGCCTCGCCGTCACCATGGTCGGCGCGATCGTCGTGCACGTCCGGCGCAAGGAGAACCAGGCGCTCCCCGTCAACGCGGTGCTGTTGCTCCTCTCGGTGTTCGTCGCCTGGGGACGGTTCGGCCCGTACGCGTTCTGA
- a CDS encoding FAD-dependent oxidoreductase, translating into MRVLVVGAGIGGMAAARGLAAAGHDVTVLERAGGLRLGGGAITLWCNGTGILGDLGVDLSGTGRRLEALALRTPRGRQVADVDMAAVGARLGSAARVVPRGALLTLLADGLPDGTVRFGARVADVHLDRDAVRVRTDDGGVHEADFLVGADGLRSRVRAEVLGGGPAAATGVVGWQGLTPAPLDFGGTSTMVIGRHGDCGFMSAGGGLMQWFFDGPPAPADRSALDVLRARYAGWAEPIPTILASLAEADVEVHPQFRHTVPRRWGTGRCVLLGDAAHVMPPAVALGANQALEDVAALLGCLAAADAPRGVAEAYSARRRAKAARASAVASGALAVSGPRTLLQTERLIGAATVPGRLATAVVERLIRAVSSRY; encoded by the coding sequence ATGCGGGTGCTGGTCGTCGGGGCGGGGATCGGGGGGATGGCGGCCGCGCGGGGGCTGGCCGCGGCCGGGCACGACGTGACGGTGCTGGAACGGGCCGGGGGGCTGCGGCTCGGGGGCGGCGCGATCACGCTGTGGTGCAACGGGACGGGGATCCTCGGGGACCTCGGGGTGGATCTTTCGGGGACGGGGCGGCGGCTCGAGGCGCTCGCCCTCCGCACGCCCCGCGGCAGGCAGGTCGCAGACGTCGACATGGCCGCCGTCGGGGCGCGGCTCGGGTCGGCCGCGCGCGTGGTGCCGCGCGGCGCGCTGCTCACCCTTCTGGCCGACGGGCTCCCCGACGGGACCGTGCGCTTCGGCGCACGGGTCGCCGACGTCCACCTCGACCGCGACGCGGTCCGGGTGCGGACGGACGACGGCGGCGTCCACGAGGCCGACTTCCTCGTCGGCGCGGACGGCCTGCGCTCGCGTGTCCGGGCCGAGGTCCTGGGCGGTGGCCCGGCCGCCGCCACCGGCGTGGTGGGCTGGCAGGGCCTGACGCCCGCGCCGCTCGACTTCGGCGGCACCTCGACCATGGTCATCGGCAGGCACGGGGACTGCGGGTTCATGAGCGCGGGCGGCGGGCTCATGCAGTGGTTCTTCGACGGTCCCCCGGCGCCCGCGGACCGGTCGGCCCTGGACGTCCTGCGCGCCAGGTACGCCGGATGGGCGGAGCCGATCCCGACCATCCTCGCGTCGCTGGCCGAAGCGGACGTCGAGGTGCACCCGCAGTTCAGGCACACGGTGCCGCGCCGCTGGGGGACGGGCCGCTGTGTGCTGCTCGGCGACGCCGCCCACGTGATGCCGCCCGCGGTCGCGCTGGGCGCCAACCAGGCGCTGGAGGACGTCGCGGCGCTGCTCGGGTGTCTCGCCGCGGCGGATGCTCCCCGGGGCGTCGCGGAGGCCTACTCGGCCCGTCGCCGGGCGAAGGCGGCGCGCGCCTCCGCGGTGGCGTCCGGCGCACTGGCGGTCTCCGGCCCGAGGACCCTCCTCCAGACCGAACGCCTCATCGGCGCGGCCACCGTGCCCGGGCGGCTCGCGACCGCGGTGGTCGAGCGGCTGATCCGGGCCGTCAGCAGCAGGTACTGA
- the bla gene encoding class A beta-lactamase, with translation MQVRAAFAALLAALMATGCATAPEPPAPPTTASGTPSPVASAPAGADRSAAARKALRALEREYDARLGVWALDTGTGDFVDFNADERFAFASTFKPLVCGVLLQQASDRRLAAVVRWKAADVVANSPVTARRTARGMTLAQLCEAAIRHSDNTAINLVLAEIGGPKAFTDALHDLGDTATRSDRIEPAMSDVPPGETRDTTTPRAFATDLGAFLLGDALPDPRRALLADWLSRPLPLSAEIRGGLPDGWRVHGKTGTTANGGRNYIAVTHPPGRAPLLLAVLSTRTDPSLPTDDTLLATALTKAVTALTP, from the coding sequence GTGCAGGTCCGTGCCGCGTTCGCCGCGCTGCTCGCCGCGCTCATGGCGACGGGCTGCGCGACGGCCCCGGAGCCCCCGGCCCCGCCGACGACGGCTTCGGGCACCCCGTCGCCCGTCGCCTCGGCCCCGGCGGGCGCGGACCGCTCGGCCGCCGCCCGCAAGGCGCTGCGCGCGCTGGAGCGTGAGTACGACGCGCGGCTCGGCGTCTGGGCGCTGGACACCGGGACCGGCGACTTCGTGGACTTCAACGCCGATGAGAGGTTCGCCTTCGCCTCGACGTTCAAGCCGCTCGTGTGCGGGGTCCTGCTCCAGCAGGCGTCCGACCGGAGGCTCGCCGCGGTCGTCCGCTGGAAGGCCGCCGACGTCGTCGCGAACTCCCCGGTCACCGCGCGCAGGACGGCCCGGGGCATGACCCTCGCGCAGCTCTGCGAGGCGGCGATCCGGCACAGCGACAACACCGCGATCAACCTCGTCCTCGCCGAGATCGGCGGGCCGAAGGCCTTCACCGACGCGCTGCACGACCTCGGTGACACCGCGACCCGCTCGGACCGGATCGAGCCCGCGATGAGCGACGTCCCGCCCGGCGAGACCCGCGACACCACGACCCCCCGCGCCTTCGCCACCGACCTGGGCGCCTTCCTCCTGGGCGACGCGCTCCCCGACCCCCGCCGCGCCCTCCTGGCCGACTGGCTCTCCCGCCCCCTCCCCCTCTCGGCGGAGATCCGGGGCGGCCTCCCCGACGGGTGGCGCGTCCACGGCAAGACCGGCACCACCGCCAACGGCGGCCGCAACTACATAGCCGTCACCCACCCGCCCGGCCGCGCCCCCCTCCTCTTGGCCGTCCTCAGCACCCGCACCGACCCGTCCCTCCCCACCGACGACACCCTCCTCGCCACCGCCCTCACCAAAGCCGTGACCGCCCTCACGCCGTAG
- a CDS encoding TIGR03564 family F420-dependent LLM class oxidoreductase gives MTGTANAVDTTVARAREAAAAGVSSVWLSQQFAYDAIALAGIVGREVPGLTVGTSAVPVFGRHPILVGAQAQTSQAATGGRFVLGLGLGASVFVEQVFGLPYERPIARLREFLTALTAHLTEGAVDFEGELLTARTPLPSGLPGAAPAVPVLVAAMGPQALRATGELADGTLPFLAGPKALSEHIVPGLTAAAEAAGRPAPRVVAFVPAVVTEKVDEAREAAAEQTAFYDQIPSYQRVIGWSGASRAADLVEIGDEEAIAAAIRRYRDAGATEVVLTQTDLAGPEATARTWRLLGELNSA, from the coding sequence GTGACCGGGACGGCGAACGCCGTCGACACGACGGTGGCGCGGGCGCGGGAGGCGGCCGCCGCGGGCGTGTCCTCGGTCTGGCTGTCGCAGCAGTTCGCCTACGACGCGATCGCGCTCGCGGGCATCGTGGGCCGCGAGGTGCCCGGCCTGACGGTCGGGACGTCGGCGGTGCCCGTGTTCGGCAGGCATCCGATCCTCGTCGGCGCGCAGGCGCAGACGAGCCAGGCCGCCACGGGCGGCCGTTTCGTGCTCGGCCTCGGCCTGGGCGCGTCGGTGTTCGTGGAGCAGGTGTTCGGGCTGCCCTACGAGCGCCCGATCGCCCGGCTCCGCGAGTTCCTGACGGCCCTGACCGCCCATCTCACCGAAGGCGCGGTCGACTTCGAGGGCGAACTGCTGACCGCGCGCACCCCGCTGCCGTCCGGGCTGCCGGGCGCCGCGCCCGCCGTGCCGGTGCTCGTCGCGGCGATGGGCCCGCAGGCGCTCCGCGCGACCGGTGAGCTCGCCGACGGCACGCTGCCCTTCCTCGCCGGTCCGAAGGCGCTGTCCGAGCACATCGTGCCGGGCCTCACCGCGGCCGCCGAGGCCGCGGGACGCCCCGCGCCGCGCGTCGTGGCCTTCGTCCCGGCCGTCGTCACCGAGAAGGTCGACGAGGCCCGGGAGGCGGCCGCCGAGCAGACCGCCTTCTACGACCAGATCCCGTCCTACCAGCGCGTCATCGGCTGGTCCGGGGCGTCCCGCGCGGCCGACCTCGTGGAGATCGGCGACGAGGAGGCCATCGCCGCGGCGATCCGGCGCTACCGCGACGCGGGCGCCACCGAGGTGGTGCTCACCCAGACCGACCTCGCGGGCCCCGAGGCCACCGCCCGCACCTGGCGCCTGCTCGGCGAGCTGAACTCCGCCTGA